A single window of Martelella sp. NC20 DNA harbors:
- the rplM gene encoding 50S ribosomal protein L13 — protein sequence MVTFSQKPAEVEKKWIVIDAEGLVLGRLASLVAMRLRGKHKATYTPHVDDGDNVIVINADKVAMTGKKYTDKVYYWHTGYPGGIKERTARQIIEGRFPERVIEKAVERMVPRGPLGRRQMKNLRVYAGTNHPHEAQQPEALDVAKLNKKNVRSA from the coding sequence ATGGTTACCTTCTCCCAGAAGCCCGCAGAGGTGGAAAAGAAGTGGATCGTGATCGATGCCGAAGGTCTCGTCCTCGGCCGTCTCGCTTCACTCGTCGCCATGCGCCTGCGCGGCAAGCACAAAGCCACCTACACCCCGCATGTTGACGACGGCGACAATGTCATCGTCATCAATGCCGACAAGGTCGCCATGACCGGCAAGAAGTACACCGACAAGGTCTACTACTGGCACACCGGCTATCCCGGCGGCATCAAGGAACGCACTGCGCGCCAGATCATCGAGGGCCGTTTCCCGGAACGCGTCATCGAAAAGGCTGTCGAGCGCATGGTTCCGCGCGGCCCGCTCGGCCGCCGCCAGATGAAGAACCTGCGCGTCTATGCAGGCACCAACCACCCCCATGAAGCCCAGCAGCCCGAAGCCCTCGACGTTGCCAAGCTCAACAAGAAGAATGTGAGGAGCGCATAA
- the rpsI gene encoding 30S ribosomal protein S9 encodes MADLSDLKTLGDVATAETTPAAPVYVRKVDDLGRAYATGKRKDAVARVWVKAGSGKIIVNGKDFSEYFGRPVLQMVLQQPIVAAARDGQFDIVATVAGGGLSGQAGAVRHGISKALTYFEPGLRPVLKKGGFLTRDSRVVERKKYGRAKARRSFQFSKR; translated from the coding sequence ATGGCCGATCTGTCCGATCTGAAGACGCTTGGCGACGTTGCGACCGCTGAAACCACCCCGGCAGCACCGGTTTATGTGCGCAAGGTTGACGACCTTGGCCGCGCCTATGCCACCGGCAAGCGTAAAGACGCCGTCGCCCGCGTATGGGTGAAGGCCGGCAGCGGCAAGATCATCGTCAACGGCAAGGATTTTTCCGAATATTTCGGTCGTCCGGTCCTGCAGATGGTGCTTCAGCAGCCGATCGTCGCTGCCGCCCGTGACGGCCAGTTCGACATCGTCGCAACGGTTGCCGGCGGCGGCCTTTCCGGCCAGGCCGGCGCGGTTCGCCACGGCATTTCCAAGGCGCTGACCTATTTCGAGCCGGGCCTGCGTCCGGTGCTGAAGAAGGGCGGCTTCCTGACCCGCGACAGCCGCGTGGTGGAACGCAAGAAATACGGCCGCGCGAAAGCCCGCCGTTCGTTCCAGTTCTCCAAGCGCTAA
- a CDS encoding GntR family transcriptional regulator has protein sequence MAKPESIAARISRALAERIVSGEIAAGAPLRQDHIAEEFGASHVPVREAFRRLEAQGLVESQPRRGVRVAGFSMEEVREIAEMRSALEVLALRNAAPHLTRAILDEAEDATRAGDQARDVQAWEEANRRFHRLILAPCAMPRLMRSIDDLHTASARFLFSGWRAEWETPTDRDHRAILSALSRGDVDAAVLLLGRHVQWIGQKPAKSQTGRATR, from the coding sequence ATGGCCAAACCGGAATCCATCGCCGCCCGCATCAGCCGCGCCCTTGCCGAACGGATCGTCTCCGGCGAGATCGCGGCAGGCGCGCCGCTCAGGCAGGACCATATCGCCGAGGAGTTCGGCGCCAGCCACGTTCCGGTGCGCGAGGCATTCCGGCGGCTTGAGGCGCAGGGTCTGGTGGAAAGCCAGCCGCGCCGGGGCGTCAGGGTCGCGGGCTTCAGCATGGAGGAGGTGCGCGAGATCGCCGAGATGCGTTCGGCACTGGAAGTGCTGGCGCTGCGCAATGCCGCCCCGCATCTCACCCGCGCCATTCTGGACGAGGCCGAGGATGCGACCCGCGCCGGCGATCAGGCGCGCGATGTCCAGGCATGGGAAGAGGCCAACCGCCGTTTTCACCGGCTGATTCTCGCCCCCTGCGCCATGCCGCGCCTGATGCGCAGCATCGACGATCTTCACACCGCAAGCGCCCGCTTCCTGTTTTCGGGCTGGCGCGCGGAATGGGAAACGCCGACCGATCGCGATCATCGCGCCATTCTTTCGGCGTTGAGCCGCGGCGATGTCGATGCCGCGGTCCTGCTTCTCGGCCGCCATGTGCAATGGATCGGCCAGAAGCCCGCCAAGTCGCAAACCGGCCGCGCAACCCGCTGA
- a CDS encoding biotin transporter BioY, with protein MRSLTPALLLAFSPLAPQNRSLAWKAAAVVLGTLALALSSYIAVPMVPVPVTMQTFAVTLIGALYGWRLGGLTIIAWLMEGALGLPVLSGGAAGLAHFIGPTGGYLFAFPIAGMVTGFLAERGWNGHRVVLAFLAMLAGNALCLLLGAAWLSAMIGIGAAITAGVLPFLVGAVLKSALATAALKGLARR; from the coding sequence ATGCGTTCACTCACACCCGCCCTCCTGCTGGCGTTCAGCCCGCTTGCGCCGCAGAACCGCAGCCTCGCCTGGAAAGCCGCGGCCGTGGTCCTTGGCACCCTGGCCCTCGCGCTATCCTCCTATATCGCCGTGCCGATGGTGCCGGTTCCGGTGACGATGCAGACATTCGCGGTAACGCTGATTGGCGCGCTTTATGGCTGGCGGCTCGGCGGTCTGACCATCATTGCCTGGCTGATGGAGGGCGCTCTGGGTCTGCCCGTTCTGTCAGGCGGCGCCGCCGGCCTTGCCCATTTCATCGGCCCCACGGGCGGCTATCTCTTCGCTTTCCCGATCGCGGGCATGGTCACCGGCTTTCTGGCCGAACGCGGGTGGAACGGCCATCGCGTCGTCCTTGCCTTTCTGGCCATGCTTGCCGGCAATGCGCTTTGCCTTCTGCTCGGCGCGGCCTGGCTCTCGGCCATGATCGGCATTGGCGCGGCGATCACGGCAGGCGTCCTGCCCTTCCTCGTCGGCGCGGTATTGAAATCGGCACTCGCCACCGCCGCACTGAAGGGGCTTGCTCGCCGATGA
- a CDS encoding DUF1284 domain-containing protein: protein MTIRLRPHHLLCMLTYAGKGYSPAFTANMTAIVGRIAGGEPIEIVSGADDICKPLLGEADPHCHRESVGERDQRAARDVGRLIGASVGPGTRLRLDGAEIAQLRTAFVKDDIRSACGGCEWRKLCSHVASAGFDISMLVS, encoded by the coding sequence ATGACCATAAGGCTGCGCCCGCACCATCTCCTCTGCATGCTGACCTATGCGGGCAAGGGCTACAGCCCCGCCTTCACGGCCAACATGACGGCAATCGTGGGGCGGATCGCGGGCGGCGAGCCGATCGAAATCGTCTCAGGCGCGGATGATATCTGCAAGCCGCTGCTGGGAGAGGCAGACCCGCATTGCCACCGGGAAAGCGTCGGCGAGCGCGACCAGCGGGCTGCCCGAGATGTCGGCCGTCTGATCGGCGCCTCGGTCGGGCCTGGCACCCGGCTGAGGCTCGATGGAGCGGAAATCGCGCAGCTACGCACTGCATTCGTAAAAGATGACATTCGCAGCGCCTGCGGCGGCTGCGAATGGAGGAAACTGTGCAGTCACGTCGCCTCGGCCGGGTTCGATATCTCCATGCTTGTTTCTTGA
- a CDS encoding SDR family oxidoreductase: protein MAILDSFSLDGRVALITGGRRGLGFEIARAYCEAGADVVITGRNAEGLEEACAHLRSAGGSAEYAAFDIADRAARGKALNDILQRRGKLDILVNNVGARDRRSLDAFTDDEIAAFIDTDLLAAVSLSRDAAKAMKQNGYGRLIFLTSVLGELALPGDSLYPVAKQGLAGLTRALAVEYGPFGITSNAIAPGMFATETNAHLATDAKMLEFTRMRVPLQRWGRPPEIAGAALLLASEAGSFLNGQTLTVDGGHSVRM, encoded by the coding sequence ATGGCAATTCTTGACAGTTTTTCGCTTGATGGCCGCGTGGCGTTGATTACCGGGGGGCGGCGCGGATTGGGCTTCGAAATCGCGCGGGCCTATTGCGAAGCTGGGGCCGATGTCGTCATTACCGGCAGGAATGCCGAAGGGCTGGAAGAGGCCTGCGCGCACCTGCGGTCAGCCGGAGGCAGCGCGGAATATGCTGCCTTCGACATCGCCGATCGCGCCGCCCGCGGCAAAGCACTGAACGACATTCTCCAAAGGCGCGGAAAGCTCGATATCCTTGTCAACAATGTCGGCGCGCGAGACCGGCGCAGCCTTGATGCCTTCACGGACGACGAAATCGCGGCTTTCATCGACACGGACCTGCTTGCGGCCGTTTCATTGTCTCGCGATGCCGCGAAAGCGATGAAGCAAAACGGCTACGGCCGACTGATTTTCCTGACATCCGTTCTGGGTGAGCTGGCCTTGCCCGGCGACAGTCTCTACCCCGTCGCCAAACAGGGCCTGGCCGGGCTCACGCGCGCGCTCGCCGTTGAATACGGCCCGTTCGGCATTACCAGCAACGCCATCGCGCCCGGCATGTTCGCCACCGAAACTAACGCGCATCTCGCTACAGACGCAAAGATGCTGGAATTCACCAGAATGCGTGTGCCCCTGCAGCGCTGGGGCCGCCCGCCGGAGATCGCCGGCGCAGCGCTTTTGCTCGCCAGCGAAGCCGGCTCGTTCCTCAACGGCCAGACACTGACCGTCGACGGTGGCCATTCGGTGCGAATGTGA
- a CDS encoding valine--tRNA ligase, translating to MLEKTYDAKSVEPRIASRWEQADAFRAGANAKPGKESFSIVIPPPNVTGSLHMGHALNNTLQDIMIRFERMRGKDTLWQPGMDHAGIATQMVVERQLMERQLPGRREMGREAFIDKVWQWKEESGGQILNQLKRLGASCDWSRERFTMDDGLSEAVREVFVSLYKHGLIYRGKRLVNWDPEFETAISDLEVENRETDGHMWHFKYPLAGGETYTYVEKDEDGNVVLQETRDYISIATTRPETMLGDGAVAVHPSDERYASIVGKFCEIPVGPKEHRRLIPIITDEYPDKDFGSGAVKITGAHDFNDYQVARRNHIPLYRLMDTKASLRDDGEPYAVCAKQAMEIAKSGELPGEAEVDDINLVPDEYRGLDRYAARKRIVDAINAEGLAVTVTDAEGNAIPFVENRKIMQPFGDRSGVVIEPMLTDQWFADAKTLAEPAIESVREGRTNFVPKNWEKTYFDWMENIEPWCISRQLWWGHQIPAWYGPDGQVFVEKTEEEALDAAIQHYIAHEGPWKAWVEEQLENYEPGNILTRDEDVLDTWFSSALWPFSTLGWPDETEELARYYPTSVLVTGFDIIFFWVARMMMAGLHFMKDEDGNPIEPFHTVYVHALVRDKNGQKMSKSKGNVIDPLNLIEEYGADALRFTLAIMAAQGRDVKLDESRIAGYRNFGTKLWNATRFAEMNGMKLDGSFRPSGATQTINRWILTELSKTTEEVTAAIENFRFNEAADALYRFVWHELCDWYLELLKPVFMGEDEAAKSEAQHCVAYVLAETYKLLHPFMPFMTEELWTHIGGEGLCCHADWHEPGFRDDEAADEINWLVDLVSGIRSARAEMNVPPAAKAPLIFVGANAKTRERTARHYPALERLARIDSLDFEKVAPKGSAQVIVGEATACIPLGALIDVAAETARLTKAIGKVDADIERSQKKLGNEKFIANADPEVVATERERFEELQQQREQLTIALSRVTEAE from the coding sequence ATGCTTGAGAAGACTTACGACGCCAAGAGCGTTGAACCCAGGATTGCCAGCCGTTGGGAGCAGGCCGATGCCTTCCGCGCCGGGGCCAATGCAAAGCCGGGCAAGGAGAGCTTCTCGATCGTGATCCCGCCGCCGAACGTGACCGGCTCGCTGCATATGGGCCACGCGCTCAACAACACGCTGCAGGACATCATGATCCGCTTCGAGCGGATGCGCGGCAAGGACACGCTGTGGCAGCCGGGCATGGACCATGCCGGCATCGCCACCCAGATGGTGGTCGAGCGGCAACTGATGGAGCGCCAGCTTCCCGGCCGTCGCGAGATGGGCCGCGAGGCCTTCATCGACAAGGTCTGGCAGTGGAAGGAAGAATCCGGCGGCCAGATCCTCAACCAGCTCAAGCGCCTCGGCGCCTCCTGCGATTGGTCGCGCGAGCGCTTTACCATGGATGATGGGCTGTCGGAGGCCGTCCGCGAGGTGTTCGTCTCGCTCTACAAGCACGGCCTGATCTATCGCGGCAAGCGCCTCGTCAACTGGGACCCCGAATTCGAAACCGCGATTTCCGACCTCGAGGTCGAGAACCGCGAGACCGACGGCCACATGTGGCATTTCAAATATCCGCTGGCCGGCGGCGAGACCTATACCTATGTCGAGAAGGACGAAGACGGCAATGTCGTGCTTCAGGAAACGCGCGACTATATCTCGATTGCGACCACGCGTCCGGAAACCATGCTCGGCGACGGCGCCGTCGCGGTTCATCCGTCGGATGAGCGCTATGCGTCAATCGTCGGAAAATTCTGCGAAATTCCGGTTGGCCCTAAAGAACATCGCCGCCTGATCCCGATCATCACCGACGAATATCCGGACAAGGATTTCGGCTCCGGCGCGGTCAAGATCACCGGCGCGCATGATTTCAACGACTACCAGGTCGCCCGCCGCAACCACATTCCGCTCTACCGGCTGATGGACACCAAGGCATCGCTGCGTGACGACGGCGAGCCCTATGCCGTCTGCGCGAAGCAGGCGATGGAAATCGCGAAGTCCGGCGAACTGCCGGGCGAGGCCGAGGTCGACGACATCAACCTGGTGCCCGACGAATATCGCGGTCTCGACCGCTATGCCGCCCGCAAGCGCATCGTCGACGCGATCAATGCCGAGGGCCTTGCCGTTACCGTGACCGACGCCGAGGGCAATGCCATTCCCTTCGTCGAGAACAGGAAGATCATGCAGCCGTTCGGCGACCGCTCCGGCGTGGTCATCGAACCGATGCTGACCGACCAGTGGTTCGCCGACGCCAAGACGCTTGCCGAGCCGGCGATTGAATCGGTCCGCGAGGGCCGCACCAATTTCGTGCCGAAGAACTGGGAAAAGACCTATTTCGACTGGATGGAAAACATCGAGCCGTGGTGCATCTCGCGCCAGCTCTGGTGGGGCCACCAGATCCCGGCCTGGTACGGGCCGGATGGCCAGGTCTTCGTCGAAAAGACCGAGGAAGAGGCGCTCGACGCCGCGATCCAGCATTATATCGCCCATGAGGGGCCGTGGAAGGCCTGGGTCGAGGAACAGCTCGAAAACTACGAGCCCGGCAATATCCTGACCCGTGACGAGGACGTGCTCGACACCTGGTTCTCCTCCGCGCTCTGGCCGTTCTCCACGCTCGGCTGGCCGGACGAGACGGAAGAACTTGCCCGCTATTATCCAACCAGCGTGCTCGTCACCGGCTTCGACATCATCTTCTTCTGGGTCGCGCGGATGATGATGGCCGGGCTTCACTTCATGAAGGACGAGGACGGCAATCCGATCGAGCCGTTCCACACCGTCTATGTCCATGCGCTGGTGCGCGACAAGAACGGGCAGAAGATGTCGAAGTCGAAGGGCAACGTCATCGATCCGCTCAACCTGATCGAGGAATACGGCGCCGACGCGCTGCGGTTCACGCTGGCGATCATGGCGGCGCAGGGCAGGGACGTGAAGCTCGATGAGAGCCGAATTGCCGGCTACCGCAATTTCGGCACCAAGCTCTGGAATGCCACGCGCTTCGCCGAGATGAACGGCATGAAGCTCGACGGCAGTTTCCGTCCGTCTGGCGCAACCCAGACCATCAATCGCTGGATCCTGACCGAGCTTTCGAAGACCACCGAAGAGGTCACCGCCGCGATCGAGAACTTCCGCTTCAATGAGGCCGCGGACGCGCTTTATCGTTTCGTCTGGCACGAGCTCTGCGACTGGTATCTGGAGCTATTGAAGCCGGTGTTCATGGGTGAGGACGAGGCCGCGAAATCCGAAGCCCAGCATTGCGTAGCCTACGTTCTGGCCGAAACCTACAAGCTGCTGCACCCGTTCATGCCGTTCATGACCGAGGAGCTGTGGACCCATATCGGCGGCGAGGGGCTTTGCTGCCACGCCGACTGGCACGAGCCGGGCTTCCGTGACGATGAGGCGGCCGACGAGATCAACTGGCTGGTCGATCTGGTCTCCGGCATCCGCTCGGCCCGCGCGGAAATGAATGTGCCGCCCGCAGCCAAGGCGCCGCTGATTTTCGTCGGCGCCAATGCAAAGACCCGCGAGCGCACCGCCCGCCATTATCCGGCGCTGGAGCGGCTTGCCCGCATTGACTCGCTCGATTTCGAAAAGGTCGCCCCCAAGGGCTCGGCCCAGGTGATCGTCGGCGAGGCCACCGCCTGCATTCCGCTCGGCGCGCTGATTGATGTCGCCGCCGAGACCGCGCGTCTGACAAAGGCGATCGGCAAGGTCGACGCCGATATCGAGCGGAGCCAGAAAAAGCTCGGCAACGAGAAATTCATCGCCAATGCCGATCCGGAAGTGGTCGCGACCGAGCGTGAACGCTTCGAGGAACTGCAGCAGCAGCGCGAGCAGTTGACGATCGCGCTTTCGCGGGTGACCGAAGCGGAGTGA